Within the Mustela lutreola isolate mMusLut2 chromosome 2, mMusLut2.pri, whole genome shotgun sequence genome, the region GGCTCCTGCTCTATCCCAAAAGCACCCACGCACTTTCAGAAGTGGAGGTGGAGTCAGACAGCTTCATGAATGCTGTGCTCTGGCTGCACGCGCACTTGGGCAGCTGAAGCCCCGTTCCCTGCGTGAGCGTGAGCTTCCCTCTTGGAGAGCCCCAGGGTCTGGCAGATCGGCACGAGGATTCCTGGGCTCTGGACTTCCTGGATGGGTGAGCAAAGGAATGCAGGCTATATGGTCATAATAAATGAGGACACAGAGTCTGGTTCCTGCTGGTACTTTGTACCAAGCCATCCCTAAACCCAGCCTCCCCGTTGGGGTTCAGAGTGCCATAGGCCCTGGGCATGGTAACTTTAAGGACCTCACCTACCTGCAGGAtgagggggaggggacagtggaGGCTCAGCTGCTGCCTGTCAAGGCCAACTGGGATCTCACTAGGCTAgctccctctgctccagccccCTTCTGTTAGGAAACTGTCCTACAACACCGTTCTCTTACCAGCAGTTTATCTAGGGAACTAGTGAGGACCTGCCCTTCCAGAGCGCCTACAGGCTAAAGTAGTCCTAATATGAGGTCTACCAGCCCAGCTGTGCCAGCCTTGAGCCACCGAGGCCCTAGCAAGGGCATACACCGACTAATTTCCCAGCAGAGGCTAAGAAGCACCCTGCACAGGTGTAAAGAGGAGAGGCAGCTTTATGTCTGACAGGAGGCTCTGTACTCTCCAAAGTACATGGGATTGAAGTTGGGCTTAGCCCAGCCGCATGACCTTGTGAATCCAGTCCGTAAACACAGAGACGCGCATGAAGATGGCTGGCCATCGGGGCCGGGCGCACACTCGGTTGGGGATTATAATTCCCTCCAGGACCCAGCAGTCATGGGTAAAGCAGGCAAGTGGGCCCCCGTAGTCACCCTGGTAGATGGAAGAACTGGTAAGGGCGCCCTGGGCCAAGGCAGACACTAGCCTCCTTGGGGATAAAGTAGTACATTTTCCAGTTCTCAAGCCCTCCTTGAGCTGAGAATGGGTACCCCAGTACTGACCTCACAGGCACCCACAGGTGCCAAAAGTCCCTCAGTGCACATCTCATTCTCCCGTACACGTCCTCGGTGCTTGACATTACATTCCTGGTTGGAGATGACGTTCAGCGAGGCCACATTTAGAACTTCATTGTTCCCTGTACCTATAGTGAtaagagtggggaggaggagagggcctCCTGGCCTGGGGTAGTCCTTGCCCCTGCACCGTGTTCTTTCTTACCTTTGGTCTCACCCCAGCCTGCGATCTCACACTTGGTGCCTGGAGGCACCACATACCGCTCAGGGGGCAGGCAGATCAGGGCCACTCGCTGGTTCAGGGTCACGGGTCTTTAATGGGAATGAGGGTGCTCAGCATGTAAGCCCACAAagctcagcccccaccccccacacctctTGACTTGTCACACACCTCTTCAGCTTGAGCAGAacaagctgggagcctgagggcCCGCACACCATCTTGGCCACGGGGACCTGCTGCAGGCCTGGCTCCCCCGGCTGTGGGTTCTGGAACAGGGTGCCCAACCACACCTCATAGCCCATGAGAGGCACATGGCTGGGGGAGAAGCTCTGCTAGATCAATCATGACTCATAGTCTGCTGCCCGAGGGCTCACCTAGGAAAGGTAGCTAAGGGGCCGATGAAGGCAGAGGGGTGGGATGGGGTCTCCATACCCAGGGGAGGCTCACCAGGAGGAGAAGCACTGGCGGGCAGTCAGTACCCACTGCTCCTTCACTAGGGAACCCCCACAGAAATGCTGGCCCTGCCTGGAGGAGTAGAGGTTAGGAGGGAACAGTGAGTTCTGGGACACAGGCTGGACTTGTCATCTCTCGGCTAAGACCCCTGAGGCCAGGGACAGGTCAGGTTCCCCCTCCCTTGGCATAAGCGCAAAGGTAGTTGTGCCTCACCGATTGCGCAAGCTGACTGTCCAGGGCGAGTTCCCAGGCTGGCCCCCCACCACACGCAGCCTGGAGCGCTGCTGGTGCGAGCGGGTCACCCTCTTGCCACACTTCTCAAACACCACCTGGTCTGGGGGATAGATGGGCCTCGGGAAACTGGATGGATGGAGGCCCCCAAGAGGTCCCAACCCATCCCTGGCCCAAGTGCATACTTGGGGGCTCCAGGATGGACGGTGGTTGGTCAGCATCTGAAAGAACCAAGTTCACCTGCGTTGAGAAAGCCCGCCTTCAAaggcggaggcagggggcgggCCCCGAGGGAGTGTGGGGCTTACCGCAGCGCCGAAGTGCACAGTAGTCGAACGGAGTCCCAGGGTCCGTAGTGTAGCACCAGGGCCCATGGCTATCCCTATCCGGGTTCCGGCAAAAGTTCTCCTCCAGGTGCGCGTCGGGGGCGGAGGTGGGTGTGAACCTGGGCGGGAGAGGACTCTGTGTCCTAGCAGGGTAATCCCCAATCCCCGCAGGGCTCCAGTTGGAGAGTCAACGGCGTGCCGCCCTAGGGCTATATGCCCGGTGGGAGCCTGTGGCCTTTGTCCTGGAGGGGTCGGGCGCGCGGACCGACTCACTGCGGCTTGTGCGGCTTCTCCGCAGACCAGTGCTGGCAAGCGACGCCCTTGCGGGTCCTGCTGACCGAACCGCGGTACCGCTCCCCCACGCCGTTGTAGCAGTCTGAGGCGGGCCGGGGCGGCAGTTAGCGGGTTCTCGCCCCAGCCCTTCGGCTCCAAGCTTCCAGTCCCAGCTTGGGCCTTACCTTCGGGCCGCAGGTCGTCGGCGCAGCGCGGGATCTGGTAGCAGAAGGCCACGCGCATGCCAGGCCGCGACGTAAAGCACCAAGGCGCTTCAGAGCCGTCGGGGTTCCGGCAAAAGTTTTCCCGAAGGTCCCTGGGCAGGTGCTTCCTCTCAGCTCTTGGTGGGGCCAGCccgccagccagccagcctcGGGCTGGAGCCccgcctccctctgcctgcccccgcGACCCCGCCTTCCTTCAAGCCCCGCCCCGGGACCCCACTCCAGATGTTCCAGCTGCAAAGGTACGCCCCCCAGCGGCGGCCCGCCACCTCACTTGCAAGCGTATTTCTCTGGAACAAAACGATGCCGATGTGGGTTCTGCGCGTCCCACCGCTGGCAAGGCACGCCCGCGGCGGTGGTGTTGGCCGTGCCCCGGTAGCCCTCGCCCTTCCCGCGGAAGCAATTGAGAGTCGTGGCCTCCTGACGCGGCTGTGCTTCGGACCCTTGGATGGACGGGACAGAGCCCGAGTGGGAGCTGAGAGCACCGCTGGGGCGGAGGCTGAGTCCAACTCCCCGGGGCCCACGGCCGGGTCACGCCCAGTCCCTCCCCTCTCCGCAGGCAGGCCACGCCCCCCCACGTTTCCCAGGTGTCCTCCCAGGCCCCGCCCTCGGGCCTTACCGCAGCGGGGGATGTCGCAGAACTCTCGCTCCACCTGTGGGTCCGTGGTATAGCACCAGGGCCGCTCGGACCCATCAGGATTCCGGCAATAGTTGTCGTCCAGATCTTTGTCAAGGAACCTGGGGGCGCAGCGGGGCGCGAACAAGGCCCTGGCGCTCAGGACCAGTGTGGCCCCTGCAGTATCCCGGGTTCCGCCCTTGGAGCCTGGGCCCTCCCCTAGCCCGGCCCCGCGATGCGGAGCTCGCCTACACGCACTTGCCGGGCTCAAAGGGGTGCGCGTGCGGACGCTGCAGGTCCCAGCGCTGACACTCGCGTCCAGACTCGGTGCGGTCCACTGCGCCGCGATAATCCTCGCCATTGCACCAAACGCAAGCGGCTGCAAAGACAAGGCCGGTGGGCTCGTAGACGGGCGTGGGCATGTTCCTTCAGTCTTGACCCAGAGCCACTTACCCTCCCGGCAGGACTTGATGCCACAGCTCTGGAAGCGCACTGCAGGGTCTGTCGTGTAGCACCAGGGACCTCCGGGGTCCCGGTCAGGGTTACGGCAGAAGTTCTCCTCCAAGCCGTTCCGGAGTGTGGGAGTGTACCTGGGGAAGACAGCAGCAGTTGAGTGCgtgctggggttgggggcaggcgcAGGGccgggcagggacagaggggaggTGTCTGTCTTACTTGTGGTCATTGGGGAATCTTTGGCTCCAGTGCTGGCAGGGTAGGCCGCCAGTGGTGATGGCCACTGTGCCCCGGTACTTGACCCCATTGTCCATGATGCAGGTTCGCACGTAGTCTGGAAGAGACCCGTTGTCAACACGGCCTGAGGCCTCCGTGCCCTATCCCTGGCCCACGTTCTCCACAGCCACTTACTTTTCTTTTGGAAGAGGTCACAGCGCCCCGAACGTTGCAGCTGTGTATAGGGTGAGTACTGGGTCCATGGCAACAGCTGGCAACCGTGGCTGCTCACATTGTAGTGGAAGGCCCTGGGAGGACGAGGCACAGGGTCGCCCAGGTTCACCTGCCACCCGATCTTATCTACTTCCTGCGGTTACTCACCTGCAATCCAGTAGGGGCCCGCAGCGCCCTGCACACTCCTCAGCATCAGCCACATCCTCTTGCCAAGGACCAGGCCCCACCGTGTGTCGCAGATGTTGCAGTTCTGTACCCCGGAGCACCTGGAAGTCATTCAGGGGCGAGCGCTGCCCTGCGGGGGTGGGCATGCATGTCAGTACATTGATTTCGGCAATCCACACTTCATTCAGGGGATTAAAGCTACAAGGCCTCTGAGATGGACCCTGTACAGAGTGGGAGAAGCCCAGACATAGTGGTTACCACCAATGGTCATGTTTACTGGGCAAGGCACTAAGCCCAGGTCTAAAACCTGCACTATATTGAGAGCGGTGGGTGATGGTGCTTGCCCTAAGGAGCCAATTTCATCCCTCAGCTGAGAACGCCTTAAGGCTCAGAGCTGTCCTATTACACAGCCGGCGCCCCCTAGTGGGAGCCCATGTACAGAATGCCCAACCCAGGCATTCTGCCTCCGAGTCTGGCCTTCCATCAGCACTGGGGCATATGCTAGGTTAGAAGCTTAGATTAGGCTCATTAGGGTAACTGCCTGCATGTGTGCGTGCATCTATGCAGTTCCCACACTGCCTCGTGCTACAGCAAACATTCTAACACAGGCCAGAATAGGCAGTGTCTCTATGTATTCCTGGGGCTGCCCCACTCTGCACAAGAAGCCAAGAACACTCTTTGCTCCATGACCAGTAGAAAACAGAGCACCTGCCTTGAATAGCAGGATGGGCCCAGGGATGACACCTTCCTGAAGGCAAATGGGGATCAGGGTGGGGGGCACTCACCAGGGACCTCTGAGCACTGCGTCAgaagcagcaggagtgggagcCACCCCATGCTCCTGGCTGGAGGTTGCACTGTGACCCACCACAGCCCTAACCGGGAAGTTGTGAAACCTGTCGCTGCGGGATTGGGTGgctctgcctccacccccacccccacactcccgCCCCCACTAGAGGCCTACTGGAGCCTGACCTAAGATCCAGTGGCCACAATGGGGGTAGATCCAGGCCTCAGGCCCCCTTGGTGAAATGCAAGGGCCCTCACCCtggcacagcccctgccctgtGTAGTGGGCAGGTGTTCAGTGGGAACACTTGATGTGCCTTGGAGTGGGGTTGGAGACCCTCTGTAGCCTACGTCATTCTGAAGAGAAGAGTGGTGTGGACATGATTGGTGTCAGAGGCTTGGGTTCCAGCCGCTGGGTGGTGTGATACTAATCTAAGCCTCAGCTTTTCCCTGTAAAGTGGCAAATGTTGCCTGACCCAGCCTCAAAGCAGCCTGCCCCTTCTGCTGGCTTATCAGCCCCAGCTGTAGGCAAGTCAGCCCACACCCGTGGTAGCAGAAGCCAGAGAGGCTCCCCTCGCCACGTCACAGGTGCCATTCCAGGAAAGGTAAGCGAGGCCACTTGTCTGGCCTGAAGGGAAGCGGGAGTGACAGACAGCAGGGACCCTGGCAGGTAGCCTTTCAAATGTTCTAGAATTCTCTGGGGCAGGCCTCCCAGTACGGGTGGCAGTTGAGATAAGCTGCCTGGGACTCCCAGTTAGGACGTGGTGCTCGGCCCGGGATGAGCTAGGAGCTTCTGTACAGGCGGGGGTGAGAGGCGGTTGGGCTGTGGGTCGAGGCCGAGGCCGGGATGACCCGGCTGGAGACCGCGAGGGGGCTCCCTTGCGCGGAAGCCGGACGCG harbors:
- the MST1 gene encoding hepatocyte growth factor-like protein isoform X1, whose protein sequence is MGWLPLLLLLTQCSEVPGQRSPLNDFQVLRGTELQHLRHTVGPGPWQEDVADAEECAGRCGPLLDCRAFHYNVSSHGCQLLPWTQYSPYTQLQRSGRCDLFQKKNYVRTCIMDNGVKYRGTVAITTGGLPCQHWSQRFPNDHKYTPTLRNGLEENFCRNPDRDPGGPWCYTTDPAVRFQSCGIKSCREAACVWCNGEDYRGAVDRTESGRECQRWDLQRPHAHPFEPGKFLDKDLDDNYCRNPDGSERPWCYTTDPQVEREFCDIPRCGSEAQPRQEATTLNCFRGKGEGYRGTANTTAAGVPCQRWDAQNPHRHRFVPEKYACKDLRENFCRNPDGSEAPWCFTSRPGMRVAFCYQIPRCADDLRPEDCYNGVGERYRGSVSRTRKGVACQHWSAEKPHKPQFTPTSAPDAHLEENFCRNPDRDSHGPWCYTTDPGTPFDYCALRRCDADQPPSILEPPNQVVFEKCGKRVTRSHQQRSRLRVVGGQPGNSPWTVSLRNRQGQHFCGGSLVKEQWVLTARQCFSSCHVPLMGYEVWLGTLFQNPQPGEPGLQQVPVAKMVCGPSGSQLVLLKLKRPVTLNQRVALICLPPERYVVPPGTKCEIAGWGETKGNNEVLNVASLNVISNQECNVKHRGRVRENEMCTEGLLAPVGACEGDYGGPLACFTHDCWVLEGIIIPNRVCARPRWPAIFMRVSVFTDWIHKVMRLG
- the MST1 gene encoding hepatocyte growth factor-like protein isoform X3 → MGWLPLLLLLTQCSEVPGQRSPLNDFQVLRGTELQHLRHTVGPGPWQEDVADAEECAGRCGPLLDCRAFHYNVSSHGCQLLPWTQYSPYTQLQRSGRCDLFQKKNYVRTCIMDNGVKYRGTVAITTGGLPCQHWSQRFPNDHKYTPTLRNGLEENFCRNPDRDPGGPWCYTTDPAVRFQSCGIKSCREAACVWCNGEDYRGAVDRTESGRECQRWDLQRPHAHPFEPGSLTKIWTTTIAGILMGPSGPGAIPRTHRWSESSATSPAAGPKHSRVRRPRLSIASAGRARATGARPTPPPRACLASGGTRRTHIGIVLFQRNTLANCYNGVGERYRGSVSRTRKGVACQHWSAEKPHKPQFTPTSAPDAHLEENFCRNPDRDSHGPWCYTTDPGTPFDYCALRRCDADQPPSILEPPNQVVFEKCGKRVTRSHQQRSRLRVVGGQPGNSPWTVSLRNRQGQHFCGGSLVKEQWVLTARQCFSSCHVPLMGYEVWLGTLFQNPQPGEPGLQQVPVAKMVCGPSGSQLVLLKLKRPVTLNQRVALICLPPERYVVPPGTKCEIAGWGETKGTGNNEVLNVASLNVISNQECNVKHRGRVRENEMCTEGLLAPVGACEGDYGGPLACFTHDCWVLEGIIIPNRVCARPRWPAIFMRVSVFTDWIHKVMRLG
- the MST1 gene encoding hepatocyte growth factor-like protein isoform X2 — translated: MGWLPLLLLLTQCSEVPGQRSPLNDFQVLRGTELQHLRHTVGPGPWQEDVADAEECAGRCGPLLDCRAFHYNVSSHGCQLLPWTQYSPYTQLQRSGRCDLFQKKNYVRTCIMDNGVKYRGTVAITTGGLPCQHWSQRFPNDHKYTPTLRNGLEENFCRNPDRDPGGPWCYTTDPAVRFQSCGIKSCREAACVWCNGEDYRGAVDRTESGRECQRWDLQRPHAHPFEPGKFLDKDLDDNYCRNPDGSERPWCYTTDPQVEREFCDIPRCGSEAQPRQEATTLNCFRGKGEGYRGTANTTAAGVPCQRWDAQNPHRHRFVPEKYACKDLRENFCRNPDGSEAPWCFTSRPGMRVAFCYQIPRCADDLRPEDCYNGVGERYRGSVSRTRKGVACQHWSAEKPHKPQFTPTSAPDAHLEENFCRNPDRDSHGPWCYTTDPGTPFDYCALRRCDADQPPSILEPPNQVVFEKCGKRVTRSHQQRSRLRVVGGQPGNSPWTVSLRNRQGQHFCGGSLVKEQWVLTARQCFSSCHVPLMGYEVWLGTLFQNPQPGEPGLQQVPVAKMVCGPSGSQLVLLKLKRPVTLNQRVALICLPPERYVVPPGTKCEIAGWGETKGTGNNEVLNVASLNVISNQECNVKHRGRVRENEMCTEGLLAPVGACEGDYGGPLACFTHDCWVLEGIIIPNRVCARPRWPAIFMRVSVFTDWIHKVMRLG